A window of the Pseudomonas sp. B21_DOA genome harbors these coding sequences:
- the aroQ gene encoding type II 3-dehydroquinate dehydratase translates to MATLLVLHGPNLNLLGTREPGTYGSTTLAQINQDLERRAREAGHHLLHLQSNAEYELIDRIHAARGEGVDFILINPAAFTHTSVALRDALLGVSIPFIEVHLSNVHKREPFRHHSYFSDVAVGVICGLGASGYRLALEAALEQLEHQAIRP, encoded by the coding sequence ATGGCAACGCTACTGGTGCTGCACGGCCCCAACCTGAACCTGCTCGGCACCCGGGAACCGGGGACCTACGGGTCGACGACCCTGGCGCAGATCAATCAGGATCTGGAGCGGCGCGCCCGCGAAGCCGGCCATCATCTGCTTCATCTGCAAAGCAACGCCGAGTACGAATTGATCGATCGCATTCACGCTGCGCGCGGTGAAGGGGTGGATTTCATTCTGATCAATCCGGCGGCTTTTACGCACACAAGTGTCGCATTACGTGACGCGCTGCTGGGAGTGAGCATCCCATTCATCGAAGTGCATTTGTCCAACGTGCACAAGCGCGAACCTTTCCGCCATCACTCCTACTTCTCCGATGTAGCGGTAGGAGTGATCTGCGGCCTTGGCGCCAGCGGTTACCGACTGGCCCTGGAGGCCGCACTAGAGCAGCTTGAACACCAAGCTATACGCCCCTGA
- the gcbA gene encoding diguanylate cyclase GcbA: MTEPEDPSRERLKHHFAQRVIHQARQILEIWQRLQRSEWSTVDLAELSEANLRLLRFAERFEQPEHSQLAHHISQSLQAVDANRGRLSSGLITDLNRLMQRLSRTGLRHGDQLDQTFLPPLRKPIYVMLQDHDRAERLAKQLEFFGLSAQALDSVAAFRSSMVERLPAAIVMDVDFSGPGIGLKLAAEAQVGLEEPLPLLFFSLHETDTPTRLAAVRAGGQEFLTGTLEASSLLEKIEVLTCVAQYEPYKVLIIDDSRAQALHTERLLNSAGIVTRTLIEPIQAMAELADFQPDLIILDMYMPACTGTELAKVIRHNDRYVSVPIIYLSAEDDLDKQLDAMSEGGDDFLTKPIKPRHLITTVRNRAARARNLKARMVRDSLTGLYNHTHILQLLEDCSFRARRENKPLSFAMLDIDHFKRVNDSHGHPMGDRVIKSLALFLKQRLRKTDFIGRYGGEEFAIVMPDTDIDAAHKVLDEIRQRFAEIHYPAQPQDLWCTFSAGVVEMCDDSDSLMMASQADEALYRAKGAGRNRVQTARQSKQSATFSSESTDSVITL; encoded by the coding sequence ATGACCGAGCCAGAAGACCCCAGCCGTGAGCGTCTCAAGCACCACTTTGCCCAGCGGGTAATTCATCAGGCACGTCAGATTCTTGAGATATGGCAGCGCCTGCAACGCAGTGAGTGGTCCACCGTCGATCTCGCCGAACTGAGCGAGGCGAATCTGCGTCTGCTGCGTTTTGCCGAGCGCTTTGAACAGCCGGAACACAGTCAGTTGGCGCACCACATCAGCCAGTCGCTGCAAGCGGTGGATGCCAACCGTGGGCGCCTCAGCAGCGGCCTGATCACTGATCTGAATCGGTTGATGCAGCGCCTGTCGCGCACTGGCCTGCGCCATGGTGATCAGCTCGACCAGACGTTCCTGCCGCCGCTGCGCAAGCCGATCTACGTGATGTTGCAGGATCACGACCGCGCCGAACGCCTGGCCAAGCAGCTCGAATTCTTTGGCCTGAGCGCACAGGCGCTGGACAGTGTCGCCGCGTTTCGCTCGTCGATGGTCGAGCGCTTGCCCGCGGCGATTGTCATGGACGTGGATTTCAGTGGCCCCGGCATCGGCCTGAAACTCGCCGCCGAAGCTCAGGTCGGCCTCGAAGAACCGCTGCCGCTGCTGTTCTTCAGCCTGCACGAAACCGACACGCCGACCCGCCTCGCCGCCGTGCGCGCCGGTGGCCAGGAATTCCTCACCGGCACCCTTGAAGCCTCGAGCCTGCTGGAAAAAATCGAAGTGCTGACCTGCGTCGCCCAGTACGAGCCCTATAAAGTGCTGATCATCGACGACTCGCGCGCCCAGGCCCTGCACACCGAGCGCCTGCTCAACAGCGCCGGGATTGTCACCCGCACCCTGATCGAACCGATTCAGGCAATGGCCGAACTGGCGGATTTCCAGCCGGACCTGATCATCCTCGACATGTACATGCCGGCCTGCACCGGCACCGAGCTGGCCAAGGTCATCCGTCACAACGACCGCTACGTCAGCGTGCCGATCATTTACCTGTCGGCCGAGGACGATCTGGACAAGCAGCTCGACGCCATGAGCGAGGGCGGCGATGACTTCCTGACCAAACCGATCAAGCCACGCCACCTGATCACCACCGTGCGCAACCGCGCCGCCCGCGCGCGCAACCTCAAAGCACGGATGGTCCGCGACAGCCTCACCGGTCTGTACAACCACACGCATATTCTGCAATTGCTCGAAGACTGCTCGTTCCGTGCGCGCCGCGAGAACAAGCCGCTGAGCTTTGCCATGCTCGATATCGATCACTTCAAACGGGTCAACGACAGCCACGGCCACCCGATGGGCGACCGTGTGATCAAGAGCCTGGCGCTGTTTCTCAAGCAGCGTTTGCGCAAGACCGACTTCATCGGCCGTTACGGCGGCGAAGAGTTCGCCATCGTCATGCCCGACACGGATATCGACGCGGCGCATAAAGTCCTCGACGAGATTCGTCAGCGCTTCGCCGAGATTCATTACCCGGCGCAGCCGCAGGATCTGTGGTGCACCTTCAGCGCCGGCGTGGTGGAAATGTGCGATGACTCCGACAGCCTGATGATGGCCAGCCAGGCCGACGAGGCGCTGTACCGCGCCAAAGGTGCCGGACGCAATCGGGTGCAGACCGCGCGGCAGTCAAAGCAAAGTGCCACTTTTTCATCGGAATCCACTGATTCGGTCATAACCTTGTAA
- a CDS encoding NUDIX hydrolase — MSQTTREAAHRAASDAEQIAWVDEHDNLLGALVRSDLRERGLIGRGTYIMLFNSAGELCVHRRTLSKAIYPGYWDVAAGGMVQADESYAESAARELEEELGVSGVELTAHDHFYFEDTGNRLWCSAFSAVWDGPLKLQPEEVLEARFIPVEQVMREISEKPYCPDSLAALKRYLKAQQSNVAKNT; from the coding sequence GTGAGTCAAACAACCAGAGAGGCGGCCCATCGCGCCGCCTCGGACGCCGAACAGATCGCTTGGGTCGACGAGCATGACAACCTGCTCGGCGCGCTGGTGCGCTCCGATTTGCGCGAGCGCGGTCTGATTGGCCGGGGCACCTACATCATGCTGTTCAATTCCGCCGGTGAGCTGTGCGTGCACCGGCGCACGTTGAGCAAGGCGATTTACCCCGGGTACTGGGATGTTGCCGCAGGCGGCATGGTCCAGGCTGACGAAAGCTACGCCGAGTCGGCGGCGCGCGAGCTGGAGGAAGAGCTGGGCGTCAGCGGCGTCGAACTCACCGCTCACGATCACTTCTACTTCGAAGACACTGGCAACCGTCTATGGTGTTCGGCGTTTTCCGCCGTGTGGGACGGGCCGCTGAAACTGCAGCCGGAAGAGGTCCTTGAAGCGCGCTTCATTCCCGTCGAGCAGGTCATGCGCGAAATCAGCGAAAAGCCGTATTGCCCGGACTCTCTGGCCGCGCTGAAGCGCTATCTCAAGGCGCAGCAAAGCAACGTCGCAAAGAACACATGA
- a CDS encoding translation initiation factor Sui1, producing MAKKAASFAALGGLVFSTDAGRHCPECSKPVDACICKQTVIPAGDGIARVRRESKGRGGKTVTTITGVPLAEDALKELATTLKKRCGTGGALKDGIIEIQGDHVELLLAELIKHGFKAKKSGG from the coding sequence GTGGCCAAGAAAGCCGCATCCTTCGCCGCCCTGGGCGGCCTGGTATTTTCCACCGACGCAGGTCGTCATTGCCCGGAATGCAGCAAACCGGTGGACGCCTGTATCTGCAAACAAACCGTGATCCCGGCCGGTGACGGCATTGCCCGCGTGCGTCGCGAAAGCAAAGGGCGTGGCGGCAAGACGGTGACCACCATCACCGGCGTGCCCCTGGCCGAAGACGCGCTCAAGGAGCTGGCGACGACGTTGAAAAAACGTTGTGGCACTGGCGGGGCGCTGAAGGACGGCATCATCGAAATCCAGGGCGATCACGTCGAGCTACTCCTGGCAGAGCTGATCAAGCACGGTTTCAAAGCGAAGAAGTCCGGCGGCTAG
- a CDS encoding type III effector 1: MAGEQGIVEEKRAQAAASTGTAQEILLRITRWQVLIDKRLSSQMTLLAAMENFALTELRDHYPHGNIDPGFVLALLDAILQKIIDGKSLMYLAIRNAPYRWPGAADRALPAGRRQAVIQAVDSVSEHFLDHYKNYLRTHWQTKGQETAFDQLVLRKLRRYINDIDALFHPDRLAGLTPDRLRRQIEKVQERGARRYRLTALATGAEKKRLEAQSYAQLPHWLRVLNEPGLARLRSYQEQTSQAQAALDDLLEGYGSLRAYARQQAIDYIRLKLDMEVEPDRIDVRLKWRSAVGESTQNRSLSELLAAGPIGADFAVVLEVTGGPSRRNQPLEPAFIADMLAGQDYPVGYLRALAGQYAREEVQKASIDWFIARLKQSAFIARCAGHMAVDEHDRLEPMWAGKAMDASLRVAALALPNGMQCADFLVFYREDTPATVSHLLLYAPNKPDGQEWIRLPSLAALTGEVWGWTQSESGREYLVQQLSPTAHRQAREYLVAVAADPGLWGMKSDIRRASMPFAECVEAAVQMGLAKNLQQVEEDNSLRWYSTLPLDARRRLSSLNQELVVHQQVFNEWLGGFEVFIDFARRTVAAEIAPYMRSKQVLEPVDPATVLIDYNAGLADRRQQSVASLLDLAIYGYDDNAGIDHPKKGVRSSVGQDLSRVRSADLALYLRRAWLGEKYASEIRSKYLDARDDAYEPRRFAWRNVLLSKMDRDLRVARSQARLSDAVYFALVRQVSLLSQPPAPGTHLPGASVVSSDGVFSFTVRSHVVLGVYVFTCFYPEPSWWLYTPDAPDDLVLRAYQSLYGDIAGSLHDYLLARTPVAARATVSRSLYAIAAKKQRVDTLFEAQRVSDARSEFNAYIERTVTDVEDITTSRAEMIERQVVKGLMFGAAPFCMVFPPFALLLDVVFVAVSAGQAVAAHLEGDVEGALGHWLEASWGALFASVGAGSTVKLLGRTVRNLKYTTRPASLLSERLNTVAPLRKEALPAVREVRFHARQAVSNKPGNLQRVTEEGVFYGTWRSPPSAVQPQPSYYIRHRGRYFQVRENPHFGGLSLVDARRPATIYQRPIRLAASGKWTHDRVGLRGGHDQVRNLGHVSNLRDAFPGRVEPALSRGALQGEAVVAKFVAGSVDNYLFSLNAQTCVIASMYNPATKVGAVIHFDHNIHSLIERTVQDVVARLGGSAKDIRATLVGGDWLTGADIGGAVRSVLRQQGCGQAGITGPTLHVWVITMRFR, from the coding sequence ATGGCGGGTGAACAAGGGATTGTAGAAGAAAAACGAGCGCAAGCCGCCGCGTCCACAGGAACGGCCCAGGAGATTCTGCTGCGGATCACGCGTTGGCAGGTGCTGATCGACAAGCGTCTGAGCAGCCAGATGACCTTACTGGCGGCCATGGAAAACTTTGCGTTGACCGAGCTGCGCGATCACTACCCGCACGGCAATATCGATCCGGGGTTCGTGCTGGCTTTGCTTGATGCGATCCTGCAGAAAATCATCGACGGCAAATCGCTGATGTACCTGGCGATCCGTAACGCTCCGTACCGCTGGCCGGGCGCTGCTGATCGGGCTTTGCCGGCCGGCCGCCGTCAAGCGGTCATCCAGGCCGTAGATAGCGTTTCGGAACATTTCCTTGATCATTACAAAAATTATCTGCGAACACACTGGCAAACCAAGGGACAGGAGACTGCGTTCGATCAGTTGGTCTTGCGCAAGTTGCGGCGCTACATCAACGACATCGACGCGCTGTTCCACCCAGACCGTCTCGCGGGGCTGACGCCGGATCGATTACGCAGGCAGATCGAAAAGGTTCAGGAACGAGGCGCTCGCCGCTATCGGTTGACCGCGCTGGCAACGGGCGCGGAAAAGAAAAGGCTGGAAGCGCAGTCATACGCGCAATTGCCACATTGGTTGCGGGTGCTGAATGAACCCGGGTTAGCCAGGTTGCGCAGTTATCAAGAGCAGACGTCGCAGGCCCAGGCAGCGCTCGATGATCTGCTGGAAGGCTACGGCTCGTTGCGCGCCTATGCCCGGCAACAGGCGATTGACTACATCCGGCTCAAGCTCGACATGGAGGTCGAACCGGACCGGATCGACGTTCGCCTGAAATGGCGTTCAGCGGTTGGCGAGTCGACGCAGAACCGCAGTCTGAGCGAATTGCTCGCGGCGGGACCGATCGGCGCGGATTTCGCCGTCGTGCTGGAAGTGACCGGCGGCCCTTCGCGACGCAATCAGCCGCTGGAGCCGGCATTCATCGCCGACATGCTGGCCGGCCAGGATTACCCGGTCGGATACCTCAGAGCCCTCGCCGGGCAATATGCGCGCGAAGAAGTGCAAAAAGCCTCGATCGACTGGTTCATCGCACGGCTCAAGCAAAGCGCGTTCATTGCGCGTTGTGCGGGGCATATGGCAGTGGACGAGCATGACCGTCTCGAACCGATGTGGGCGGGGAAGGCAATGGACGCGTCCTTGCGCGTCGCCGCGCTGGCGCTACCCAACGGCATGCAGTGTGCCGACTTTCTGGTGTTTTATCGGGAAGACACTCCAGCAACGGTGAGCCACCTGCTGCTGTACGCACCAAACAAGCCGGACGGTCAAGAGTGGATCCGCCTGCCTTCGCTGGCGGCACTGACTGGAGAGGTCTGGGGCTGGACGCAGAGCGAGTCCGGTCGCGAATACCTTGTGCAGCAGCTTTCCCCGACTGCCCATCGTCAAGCCCGTGAGTATCTTGTTGCCGTGGCGGCCGATCCTGGCCTTTGGGGAATGAAAAGTGATATCCGGCGTGCGTCCATGCCGTTCGCCGAATGCGTCGAAGCGGCGGTGCAGATGGGTCTGGCGAAAAATTTGCAACAGGTCGAAGAGGACAACTCACTGCGCTGGTACTCAACGCTGCCCCTGGATGCGCGCCGACGTCTCAGCAGCCTGAATCAGGAGCTGGTTGTCCATCAGCAGGTCTTCAACGAGTGGCTCGGCGGTTTCGAAGTCTTTATCGACTTCGCCAGACGCACGGTTGCCGCCGAGATCGCGCCTTATATGCGCAGCAAACAGGTACTGGAACCGGTCGACCCGGCCACCGTATTGATCGATTACAACGCCGGCCTCGCTGATCGCAGGCAGCAGTCGGTGGCCAGCCTGCTCGATCTGGCGATCTACGGCTATGACGACAACGCCGGCATCGATCATCCGAAAAAAGGTGTGCGCTCCTCCGTTGGCCAGGATTTGAGCCGGGTGCGCAGCGCCGATCTGGCCTTGTATCTGCGCCGGGCCTGGTTGGGTGAAAAGTACGCCAGCGAGATCCGCAGCAAATATCTCGACGCCCGCGATGACGCTTACGAGCCGCGTCGGTTCGCCTGGCGCAACGTGCTGCTGTCGAAGATGGATCGTGATTTGCGCGTCGCCAGAAGTCAGGCGCGGTTAAGCGACGCGGTCTATTTTGCGCTGGTCCGTCAGGTCTCGTTGTTGAGTCAGCCGCCAGCGCCGGGTACGCATTTGCCGGGCGCCAGCGTGGTCAGCAGTGACGGTGTTTTCAGCTTTACCGTACGCAGCCACGTGGTGCTCGGGGTTTACGTTTTCACCTGTTTCTATCCCGAACCGTCCTGGTGGCTGTACACCCCAGATGCTCCCGATGATCTTGTGTTGCGTGCGTATCAGTCACTGTATGGCGACATTGCCGGATCGTTGCATGACTATTTGCTGGCACGCACGCCGGTTGCTGCGCGCGCCACGGTGTCGCGTTCGCTGTATGCGATAGCGGCAAAAAAACAACGCGTCGATACGCTGTTCGAAGCGCAACGAGTGAGCGATGCCCGCAGCGAATTCAATGCTTATATCGAGCGCACCGTCACCGATGTGGAAGACATCACCACCAGTCGCGCAGAAATGATCGAGCGACAAGTGGTCAAAGGCCTGATGTTCGGTGCCGCGCCGTTCTGCATGGTGTTTCCGCCCTTCGCCTTGCTGCTGGACGTCGTGTTCGTTGCCGTCAGTGCCGGTCAAGCCGTCGCGGCGCATCTGGAAGGCGATGTCGAGGGCGCGCTCGGGCATTGGCTTGAGGCGTCGTGGGGCGCGCTGTTTGCCTCGGTTGGCGCTGGCAGTACGGTCAAATTGCTTGGGCGTACGGTCAGAAACCTGAAGTACACGACACGGCCGGCCTCATTGCTCAGCGAGCGCTTGAACACCGTGGCTCCGCTTCGCAAGGAAGCGTTGCCGGCGGTTCGCGAGGTGCGTTTTCATGCCAGGCAGGCCGTCAGCAACAAGCCGGGTAATTTGCAGCGGGTCACTGAAGAAGGTGTTTTTTATGGCACATGGCGCAGTCCGCCGAGTGCTGTCCAGCCGCAGCCGAGCTATTACATTCGCCACAGAGGCAGGTACTTCCAGGTCAGGGAAAACCCGCATTTCGGTGGCCTGAGCCTGGTCGATGCCCGGCGTCCCGCCACCATTTATCAGCGCCCCATACGCCTGGCTGCGAGCGGCAAATGGACCCATGATCGAGTCGGGCTGCGCGGCGGCCATGATCAGGTGCGCAACCTTGGTCATGTAAGCAATCTGCGCGATGCATTTCCCGGTCGCGTCGAGCCAGCGCTGAGCCGTGGGGCGTTGCAGGGCGAAGCCGTGGTAGCGAAGTTCGTCGCCGGGTCTGTGGACAATTATCTGTTTTCGCTGAACGCGCAAACCTGCGTGATTGCCTCGATGTACAACCCGGCGACCAAGGTCGGCGCGGTCATCCATTTCGATCACAATATTCACTCTCTTATTGAGCGAACCGTCCAGGACGTAGTGGCGCGCCTGGGAGGCTCGGCCAAGGATATTCGTGCCACCCTGGTGGGCGGTGACTGGCTGACGGGGGCGGATATCGGCGGGGCGGTCAGAAGTGTATTGCGCCAGCAGGGCTGCGGCCAAGCTGGGATTACTGGTCCTACTCTTCATGTCTGGGTAATAACTATGCGGTTTCGCTGA
- a CDS encoding DUF2333 family protein produces the protein MLDWKNRAGSAPERAAEPKSATRSYVGGLLFSRALATVIGLYLLVTIALGWYWSQEPELFPVAQNAQVAAEKEGKQMVVGYTTVETLKTVAGTLLNKPGGYISNDRFPPGLWMDNTPSWEYGVLVQVRDLTRALRKDFARSQSQSAEDADLAKAEPRFNFDNKSWVLPSSESEYQEGINSLSRYQSRLSDPNQKNALFYARADNLNNWLGDVGTRLGSLSQRLSASVGRVKLNTALKTEVPAVGEVPQVDEEVVETPWMQIDNVFYEARGQAWALSHLLRAIEVDFADVLAKKNATVSVRQIIRELEASQEPVWSPMILNGSGFGVLANHSLVMANYISRANAAVIDLRQLLNQG, from the coding sequence ATGCTGGACTGGAAAAACCGCGCGGGCAGCGCGCCTGAACGAGCCGCCGAGCCCAAGTCGGCCACCCGCAGCTATGTCGGCGGGCTGCTGTTCAGCCGGGCGCTGGCCACAGTGATCGGTCTGTACTTGCTGGTCACCATCGCGCTGGGCTGGTACTGGAGCCAGGAACCGGAGCTGTTCCCGGTGGCGCAGAACGCCCAGGTCGCTGCCGAGAAGGAAGGCAAGCAAATGGTGGTCGGCTACACCACGGTCGAAACCCTGAAGACTGTTGCCGGCACCTTGCTCAACAAGCCGGGCGGTTACATTTCCAACGATCGTTTCCCGCCGGGCCTGTGGATGGACAACACGCCGAGCTGGGAATATGGCGTGCTGGTGCAGGTGCGTGACCTGACCCGCGCCCTGCGCAAGGATTTTGCCCGTTCGCAATCACAGTCCGCCGAAGACGCCGATCTGGCCAAGGCCGAACCGCGTTTCAACTTCGACAACAAAAGCTGGGTGCTGCCGTCCAGCGAGTCGGAATACCAGGAAGGCATCAACTCCCTGAGCCGTTATCAGTCGCGCTTGTCGGATCCGAATCAGAAAAACGCGCTGTTCTACGCCCGCGCCGACAACCTCAACAACTGGCTGGGCGATGTCGGCACCCGTCTCGGTTCGTTGTCGCAACGCCTGTCGGCCAGTGTCGGTCGGGTCAAGCTCAATACCGCGCTGAAGACCGAAGTTCCGGCAGTTGGCGAAGTGCCGCAGGTTGACGAAGAAGTCGTGGAAACCCCGTGGATGCAAATCGACAACGTGTTCTACGAAGCACGCGGTCAGGCCTGGGCGCTGTCGCATCTGCTGCGCGCCATCGAAGTCGATTTCGCCGATGTGCTGGCGAAGAAGAACGCCACCGTCAGCGTGCGCCAGATCATTCGTGAACTGGAGGCTTCGCAAGAGCCGGTGTGGAGCCCGATGATCCTCAATGGCAGCGGTTTTGGCGTCTTGGCCAACCACTCGCTGGTCATGGCCAATTACATTTCCCGGGCCAACGCGGCGGTGATCGATTTGCGTCAACTGCTCAATCAGGGCTGA
- the accB gene encoding acetyl-CoA carboxylase biotin carboxyl carrier protein produces the protein MDIRKVKKLIELLEESGIDELEIKEGEESVRISRHSKTPAQQYYAPAPMQAPAAAPAAAPVAAAAPAAAAAPALNGTVARSPMVGTFYRKSSPTSPAFVEVGQTVKKGDTLCIVEAMKMMNHIEAETSGVIESILVEDGQPVEYDQPLFTIV, from the coding sequence ATGGATATCCGTAAAGTTAAGAAACTGATCGAATTGCTGGAAGAGTCCGGCATCGACGAGCTCGAGATCAAGGAAGGCGAAGAGTCCGTACGCATCAGCCGCCACAGCAAGACCCCGGCGCAGCAGTACTACGCGCCAGCCCCGATGCAGGCTCCGGCCGCTGCCCCTGCTGCCGCGCCAGTCGCTGCCGCTGCTCCGGCTGCCGCTGCTGCACCCGCGCTGAACGGCACTGTGGCCCGTTCGCCGATGGTCGGCACCTTCTACCGTAAGTCTTCGCCAACCTCGCCAGCCTTCGTTGAAGTCGGCCAGACCGTGAAGAAAGGCGACACCCTGTGCATCGTCGAAGCCATGAAGATGATGAACCACATCGAAGCTGAAACCAGCGGTGTGATCGAATCCATCCTCGTCGAAGACGGCCAGCCGGTTGAGTACGACCAACCGCTGTTCACCATCGTTTGA
- the accC gene encoding acetyl-CoA carboxylase biotin carboxylase subunit encodes MTAKLEKVLIANRGEIALRILRACKEMGIKTVAVYSKADKELMHLGLADESVCIGPASAAQSYLHIPAIIAAAEVTGATAIHPGYGFLAENADFAEQVENSGFAFIGPKADTIRLMGDKVSAKHAMIEAGVPTVPGSDGPLPEDEETALRIGREVGYPVIIKAAGGGGGRGMRVVHKEEDLIASAKLTRSEAGAAFGNPMVYLEKFLTNPRHVEVQVLSDGQGHAIHLGDRDCSLQRRHQKVLEEAPAPGIDEKARQEVLARCVKACIDIGYRGAGTFEFLYENGRFYFIEMNTRVQVEHPVSEMVTGIDIVKEMLSIAAGNKLSFTQDDVVIRGHSLECRINAEDPKTFMPSPGTVKHFHAPGGNGVRVDSHLYSGYAVPPNYDSLIGKLITYGATRDEAMARMRNALDEIVVDGIKTNIPLHRDLVRDEGFCKGGVNIHYLEHKLAKQS; translated from the coding sequence ATGACTGCGAAGTTGGAAAAAGTTCTGATCGCTAACCGCGGTGAGATCGCCCTGCGGATTCTGCGTGCCTGCAAAGAGATGGGCATCAAGACCGTCGCCGTTTACTCCAAGGCCGACAAAGAGCTGATGCACCTGGGTCTGGCAGACGAATCCGTCTGCATCGGCCCGGCGTCCGCCGCTCAGTCTTACCTGCACATCCCGGCCATCATCGCTGCCGCTGAAGTGACCGGCGCTACCGCCATTCACCCAGGCTACGGTTTCCTCGCGGAAAACGCCGATTTTGCCGAGCAGGTCGAGAACTCCGGCTTCGCCTTCATCGGCCCGAAAGCCGACACCATCCGCCTGATGGGCGACAAGGTATCGGCCAAGCACGCGATGATCGAAGCAGGCGTACCGACCGTTCCAGGTTCCGACGGCCCGCTGCCGGAAGACGAAGAAACGGCGCTGCGCATCGGTCGTGAAGTCGGCTACCCGGTGATCATCAAGGCCGCCGGTGGTGGTGGTGGTCGCGGCATGCGTGTGGTGCACAAGGAAGAAGACCTGATCGCCTCGGCGAAACTGACCCGCTCCGAAGCAGGCGCGGCGTTCGGCAACCCGATGGTCTATCTGGAAAAATTCCTCACCAACCCGCGCCACGTCGAAGTGCAGGTACTGTCCGACGGCCAGGGCCACGCCATCCACCTGGGCGACCGCGACTGCTCGCTGCAGCGTCGTCACCAGAAGGTTCTCGAAGAAGCGCCGGCTCCGGGCATCGACGAGAAAGCGCGCCAGGAAGTATTGGCTCGCTGCGTCAAGGCGTGCATCGACATCGGCTACCGTGGCGCCGGTACTTTCGAGTTTCTCTACGAGAACGGTCGTTTCTACTTCATCGAAATGAACACCCGTGTTCAGGTGGAGCACCCGGTTTCGGAGATGGTCACCGGTATCGACATCGTCAAGGAGATGCTCAGCATCGCCGCTGGCAACAAGCTGTCGTTCACTCAGGATGACGTGGTCATTCGCGGTCACTCGCTGGAGTGCCGGATCAACGCTGAAGATCCGAAGACCTTCATGCCGAGCCCGGGCACGGTCAAGCATTTCCATGCTCCAGGCGGCAACGGCGTTCGCGTCGATTCGCACCTGTACAGCGGTTATGCCGTGCCACCGAACTACGACTCGCTGATCGGCAAGCTGATCACTTACGGCGCAACCCGCGACGAAGCCATGGCCCGCATGCGCAATGCCCTGGACGAAATCGTGGTCGACGGGATCAAAACCAACATCCCGCTGCACCGTGACCTGGTTCGTGACGAAGGCTTCTGCAAGGGCGGTGTGAACATTCACTACCTCGAGCACAAGCTGGCCAAACAGTCGTAA